The sequence CTTGCTGCAATTTATAGAGCCAAGGTTGTTATTCTTGCTGGAATCTGATCTATATATATAGCTTTTTTGAGTCATGTGGTTTGTCATACGTCTCTTTGAAAAGATTGCATGGAATGAATGAACACTTCAATGGACTTTTCATGAAAGCTTATTTATGTATGGCAGGCTTATATCAAGAGCGTGGGAAATAGCAGGCGCTCGTTATGAGAATCCAAAATTAGCTAAAATGACTGCATCAAAGTTGTTCTCTACTGGAGGAGATGCGGAAATTTCACTTGAATACTTTAACTGCCGAACAAGTAACGGTAATAATAATCCATTTTTAGGTCTGGTTCTCCACAAATGAAAAATGGTTTTGTATGTTTTTAACAGCTTCTAAGATATTCTTCTCTTATTGCTTAGGTCCACTAGTCATATCTTGGATAAGATCCTTCAAGATGGTAAGTCAGACTGATTTGACTTCCATGCTTATTTCATTCAGCAGCATCTATCTCTCTTGACATAGTTTATATGTTTTACTTGGTAGGCTGTGTTTTCCTCCAACAACGGCCAAATCTATGGGCGTGTTTGTGGTGAGTGACTCCTTAtccaattaatgattttctcaaaatatacaTGTTCCCATTTTCAGTTGCTAGGAGTTTATTGCCAACACAGGTATATAGTTCACTTGATGTGAAAATCTAATTAACGATGGGCAGACCATGGAGGAGCTTATCTTTGGAACTGATGTTGTTTAGATTTTTCTGAGATTTACAAATTTGTTTGTATCTTTATGACTGTTTTAATTGCAAGTCAccattgctatatatatatgttttaagtaATATCTCTAGAAATAACATTATGCAGGTGGACCGATAGTCTCAACCCTTGCGAATGCTTTCAGCCCGCTTTACTTTGAGGTCACAGAAGCTATGGAAGTTATGGCCACAGAAGAACCCTGCGACATTGCCTGCAGATTTGGTGATGGGCTTCTTGCCATTGAAGATTACCCACAAGGGTTCCCTCGACCAGGTAAAGATTCATTGCTTagattagcttttttttttcttgcacaCACATTGTATCTCAACTCATAGGTTCATATATTTATGCTTTGGTTGACTTAATGTTGCAGCCAAGCATCCGTATCCGTTCAACGACAGTGTTGTCATATACATACGGCATATAGGTCCAGGTGTATGCGTAGGGCAGGCATGGCAAGAAGGTAAAGAAGTGCAGCAAGTTCCTCAAAGATTATGCTCAGACATTCTTATGGTGAAACAGTAAAATTGAATTTTACGGaggctattttttttttttttgaattttagatGGCAAAACTGTTTCATGTTAACTTGTATAAGAAGCTTTATCTTTGCGGTATAAAAGCAGAGGAGTTACAACATAGCTTATAGGACTTGATCATTGATCATGAGAACACTCGTCTTTCCTTGCATTACAAGTCATCATCAAAGTTCATGCAATCTAGTCTGGGAACGTTAAGAACACCTTttaacttgattttttttagcagaaaaaatataaaaaacttttttaactTGATTCTGAATAACTGTTGAAGCTGTTATATGGTTCTATTAAGTTGTAAATCATAGAAGCATATTATAATATTGAACGAAACATTACAAAAACACATACGAGATCATAGTTATAGCAGGCGATCAAAATACACATCCGTAAACATCATACGGAAA is a genomic window of Brassica napus cultivar Da-Ae chromosome A2, Da-Ae, whole genome shotgun sequence containing:
- the LOC106423595 gene encoding uncharacterized protein LOC106423595; the encoded protein is MKIGAVRECWLVRTPVTPPAVHGLIRRNEKPHQLGFPLSKRLSRGVVVAVQGGRGYESPWDEKPYETLPTGKKVYVDESDVVTFLDPPKELIPLDPTSYNPAAYLWKKIEDIPEERRHRLLQFIEPRLISRAWEIAGARYENPKLAKMTASKLFSTGGDAEISLEYFNCRTSNGPLVISWIRSFKMAVFSSNNGQIYGRVCGGPIVSTLANAFSPLYFEVTEAMEVMATEEPCDIACRFGDGLLAIEDYPQGFPRPAKHPYPFNDSVVIYIRHIGPGVCVGQAWQEGKEVQQVPQRLCSDILMVKQ